The genomic window TAAAAGTAACTAATAAATGAAAAGTATTCAGTCACCTTCCATTTTTTTGTTATCCTATCTTTATTAACAAGTATTtacaacaatacacaaaaaccTTCTTCCAGGCTTTCTGCTTTTTGCCCATTAACTTTTACCTGTTACGGTGCTGTTATGATCGCTTCCAGGTATCCAAGACAAAACAACATTCCTTGGACTGTCAAGTTCGGACAGGTCTAACTTTATCGGAGCATCAGGAACATCTGCCGTGCAGAACAAAAGAGCCGTCAACCGTCAACGTGATAACTAAAACATCTAGAGAATCTCAAATGTGTTAATGAACAAATACcagaatatttatttaactgtttgAAGCCAAATCATTTCCAAAAATGTGCgataaatatttaaccataCATAATTCATCTTACCCCGTACAGTGAGTACTGCAGTGGCAGAGTCCTCATCTAGGCTTGTTCTAGCAGTGCATGTATATGTTCCCTGATCACTCAGGTTTACATTCATGATCTCCAGCATGGCACCTTTCACAGAGTATCTGAACATAAGTGAAGATTTGTCAGAGTAAGTAATTTCAATCCACCTCTCAAGCAGAGGCCCCTCCACCAAAGCTGCATAATAAAAGAGAATTTAAAGCCATGCATAATTTAGTCATGCTAGCCTTTTATTATCCAGTAAGTGCACTGGTTGATGCTACAGCCTAACTTTCTAATGTCTGTAACTAAAACCGTAGCATGTTAAACGATAAATAGAGATGAGCAGACAATATGTCAGCAAAATGCATCCTCCGATCAAGATACACATAAAAGTTTATATTGATGAATTTATTATTCTACTCAGTAAGAGCATCAGCATAAAAGCACCATCAAAGCAAAACCAGTTACCTGGAATTTTTCTCAGAGGAAAGTGGGATCTCCTTGTTTTCCTTTCTCCACACCAGCTCAAACGTGTCCTGCAGACTTGCATCATATTCAGTCTTGCACATCAATTTGGCCAACTTCCCACTGTCAACCTGCGTGTTCTGAGGTGGACCTACAATTTTTGTAGCGTCTAAAGATAACACAAAAACCAGGGGGGAAAAACACAAGTGAAATAATCCTCACAAGCCCAGCTTGATTTAAATAGCAATGTGAGTCTCTGAAATTGAGCCAAATCATTGATTTCATAAATGACTGTTTATGGCTGGAACTTCCTTCAACATATGAGAGAGACTGCCTAGCTTTATTAAACTACTTAAAGCACAGAATATTCAAAAGAAATACattccttcttttcttctttttacctTTGTGCGCAGCGACTACGAATATCCCTGCCTACAAAAAGCAGTAATTATGTTGCTGAGATACCTTTCACATCCAGCACAGCAGTGACAGCCGACGAGCCCTCCATGTTACTCGCAACGCAGATGTATTTCCCGCTGTCACCTTTTTCCGCGTTAATGATTTTCAATGATTGTCCGCTCTCAAAAGCAAGGAAACCTTCCCCCTCGATGGCTTTTTCATCTTTGGTCCTAGGAGAGAAAGTTTTCAACTTTACTTGGTGCTTCCACACAACTTATCCAACACCTCAAATGCAAATCAAAAGGTGCCGATTTGCTGCAAGTTCAGAGTTTGAAAGCGTCTGGTGTTTTCACTTTTGCGACTTTAAAGAATGTCATATATTATtccgtgttttatttttaagggcTTGAAAAATAGGAGGCAACTAGATCCTATCATGTGACCTATTGAGGTCACCTGAGACAAGGTGTGAGTGGGGGTTGAAGTATTCAAAGGACTGCGTTGTAGGTGGCTGATGTAGGTCAACGATGGTCATTCACAGCAGACAAAGATGGCCTCCTTTACTCCTTTTTCAAACCATCTTGATGCAAAAATGAGAACTTTGGCATcctcaaaatattttttgtccTTTAGGTGTAAATGTACAGGTGAGTCTcatcctgtggaggtggctcttctatgttgtttGTGGAGTGGCtgtttgatttctccagtgtaGAGCTCCAAGCACTCCTTTATCCTTGGGATGAAGAAGTTTTTCAAGCTCCCAAGACCACCACTAAACTTTAACAGATGGGCTACACAGTTTacttaattaaagcaacacacAGGGTTGCTGATTAGAAATGAAGCGCAGGTTTTCTACAATGACAAGTTCTATCTTAATATTTGGCATTTGTGGCATCGTCTGTGTCTTGCCTCGGActgtctgtttctcttttgAGCAGCAGTGATAGTAAATGGGATTCATGTTGCCCAATTTCAAGGAACAGAAGATGATTATCTCATTAACCAGACATAAGTGTCAACATCACAGCGTGTCATACAGACacctgaagcagtgtgggagtGATAGCATGACTCACTGCTGTGATAGTGCTCTCGGGTTCATTCTTTAGACTGCTTCTCTTTACACTCTTCCACATTAATATGTAAAAGTggctatttcttatattttaaaagGCAGGCAAGTGTAAATTACTAATGACGCTTTTAACTTGCTTGCTTGTCTTACTTGTTAAGACAAACCCAGCTCTACTTACCAAGAGATGCTGGATGGTGGAGAGCTGAAAACACTGCAGTTCATGGTGATTTCCTTTCCTACTACTGCAGCATACTCCTGGTTGTTCTCTGTCAGTATAAGCGGAGCCATATCTAAAAGCAAGAGGAAGGAGCTGACTCAAATGCCAAAGAAAATACAGATAATCACAGGCTCTGGTAACACTGCACAATTCTACTGATCCAAGAACATGATCTTTCTCAGTCCTGTGCCCTAATCCATAGATACACACCAGTTAGTTATGTCCACACAGCTGGATCAAACACGACTGTAGAGATAAAACTATTTGCCTGTTAAACAATACTTTAATGGACACAAACTAAACGGACGTGATCTTCATCATCAGTAAATTTAGTTCCATCTTTCGAATGACTTTTCTAATTTTCACATATTTGTGATTGATAATTGATCATGAAAGTAATTTGCACATATAAGATCACCGCATTTTGGTCATTTGAGGCAGCTAAGATAATAGCTAAAAGGAACAAAATGCTGTTGGTGTCCTGCGGTCTTGAAACCAGATGTGAAGATAGAGACACAAGGCAGGTCCACTCTAACACATATGCTGTTTTATCATTGTTTTTGATGTTGTATCAGACCAAAACTTACAAAGATCATTCAGTGAGTCCGGGAACTAGCAACTGAAAATTGTAGAAAACTAGATCAGATCCCTAAACCCTAACCaaggaaggtaaaaaaaaaaaggcagattaGCTTGGGTAAAAGACCGAAACACGTGTGAAGTTGAGGCACACAACGATGTGTTTCGCTGgtaaagtttctgggctgcctttcctcataacagccatccctcAAGATTTTCTCCATTTGAAGCAAAGCATTATCAGGGATTCTAACACGtagtccttttactgaataAGTATAATAAGTATTAGAATaatcttaatttattttatgtatttatttggcTGAAATCTACAAATTCCTCCTAAAGTGTTGCTAAATTTTTCACACTGGTCCTTTAATGTCTCCTGGTGACTCATGCCTTAGAAGTAATATTAACAACTAACATTAACCAAGTGTTAAAATGTAGTAAATTACTTACTCAACCTTAAAAACTGGATAATCTAAGAAAGGAGTTTTTATTCAAGGCTGTCCAACCTAAGCAATTCTTGCTGCTAAGACTGGCACAGACCAGTAGTTGCTTTTTCCTCCAGGTATCTTTGaagaactttttaaaatgatcatttgaAAACTACATTTGTATTTACTGGGGTTATCTTtgtgtaatattaaaatgtgcttAATGATCTAAATCATTTAAGCATAACAAATACTCAAATAACTAAGAAATCAGTTACACTGCAGTTAGTCAATACGCTGAACCCTGAAATTGCTCCTGATGATCAGGCTACGCTTGCATTAGAGCTCCTTGCCACcactgtgtgaatgagaggaaagaaagaaaagaggtgCTTTGGATAAAGGCTCCATTATCATTTCTAAAGAATACTACAGCAAATGGAAGTCCACTCAGACTTCAGCTGAAAGAAAACTCTACATTCACCCTAATAGGCAAATAATGATTAGATGTGGATCTTAGATGTACAATGATAAGATACTGGAGAAAATCTCAGGGCTATGAAGCAGTGGGTGTAAGTGTTTCTTCTTATGAATCATACCAGGAAAACAATCTCTATCAGCAAAAATAATGAGACTGGCTAAAGAAAACTGGCTTCCAGTACAGTTCCTTATAGCATATTATTATAAGATGTTATATTATGAGCTACTTTTTAGGTAAAGCACTACAACACAGAACTTACTCATGATCACGATGTTAACGTTGGCTAGAATATTTCCGTGTCTGTTGGAGGCTTCACACTGGTAGACGCCACTGTCCTCTGCTTTGGCATTGAAAAGTATCACAGTGTCATCAAACACTTGCATCCTCTTATCTGGGTCATCTGACAGCAACacagacataaataaattaccaattTTATCATCATAAAAGCAACTCAATATATCAACATGTTCTTTTCAGGATAGCACCAGCATCAGTGTTGGATAAATCTGTAAAAAATCTAGATGTTTTGAATACAACTTAAATATATAAGAGTCAGATAGCAGCTTCTCTTTAATATAACCTTTTAAAAACCCACGTAATTATGTGTATATTGCCACATTGCCACAACACATTTCCTTTTGAGAAATTTAATAATATTCAAAACAAATGATTCCTACTCAGACACTGTACAAGAGAAGGCACCAACTACTTTTAATTAGCGCATGCTTCTGTTCAGCATACCTTGCCTTTCAACTtctgaaggagaaaaataaaatctgttatCTCATCATTTCAAACACTAAGCAGACTGTTGCCTGTCACATTACTCCAGCTTGACGTCAGGGATAGCTGCTCATTGCACTGCCCTCCTGCCCGGAGGCGCAATATGAATTAAACCACATCAACAATTATTCTCACTCACCTCTGAACATTACTCCATTCCTCCTCCACGTTATTGCTGGTTGTGGTTTTCCACTGACGGAGCACTTGATGTGCACATCAGACCCAATCACAGTGAGCTGGCTCTGAGGAGGCTCTGTCAGCCACTTTGGTGGCTCTGGGAGATGTTAAGAGGAGTCATGATGATTTCAGATAAAACAAACAGCCATCCACGTGTCAAGAGCTTTCTCTTTGatgcaaataaacaaatgtgCCCACAAATAGAAGCGTAATTAGCTCCTGATGTTGACTAACCTTCCACTATTACATCAAAGTAGTGGACAGCCTTCCCAGCAGAGTTCTCAGCTGTGCACATGTACTTCCCCTCATCACTCTCTTCCACTGCTGATAAGCTCAACAGCTTGTTGTAGTTGTTAAATTTTACCCGAGGACTCATGACTTCTCCCATTTTTATCCACTTCACAGATGGTGTAGGGCTAGATTGTGAGACAATAGCGTGTTAACACCATAATGAACAAAACGGTTATTTATATATGGTGACAACATGACTGCAGAAGCGATGATACAGAATGTGCACTTACAATCCCTCGGGTATACATTCGAGCTGTAGATCCTCTCCCTTCAACAACACCTTCTCAGTCTGAACACCAGAGGGCAGCAAAAGGCTGGGTATTCTCGCTGGGGGGGCCACAGCTGCATCGAAAGCAGACAATATCATTTCTTGCTCTGATGTATAATTTTATCCACTTATTTTCTAAACTGCACACACGCTTTATTGTCAATTTCTAGTGGCTGTTCAGATAATATGAAAGAAAGCTTTGATGTGTGGTTATCACTCACGAGTGTGGCTGCTCTCTGAAGAGTCATTGGCAGGTTTTACTGgaacataaaaaaacataataaaatacagGAGCAATTTTACTGGAAGTAAGAGTGTTGGCTTGTTTTCACCAACAAAAGTTACACAATCAGCAATATCAGTCATCAGTCTGAGTCATAACAAAAACTTCCTTCAGCATTAACATGACAAGGCAAGCCCCGCTTCATTACAAGATCAAAAGTTGCTTTGAAGAAGTCGTAGTGATTTGGTCATCTTCGATTGTGTGATAAGATGAGATGTACCACACGTAACATTTTTGCAGGTCTGATATTGACAAAATGCTAAACAAGTGAGCTACAGTGCAGTTTCCAAGCCAGAGAGATTTTGTCATAAACCTACAGCGTTTGACCACGACAGCCATGGCGTTTTTCTGGACAATTGTGCGTATCCTGTTGAAGGCAGCAAAGCAACCGTAATCCTGGCGACTGTCATTCTTTAAGGCATTAGAGAAGTACAGGTTGCCATCAGTTCCCATGGAAACCCTCTCATTCTGCTCAATGTGCTGGAGATCTGGAAAACAACATAGTTGTATAAATAATGTGAAATCACTGTTACAACAATTGTAACTCTTCATAGCATGTGCCTAGGAAATTCATGTTGGCTGATAAGAAGGCGCCAATTGGACAGAAACTTTTAAAGGGTGCATCAGAGGGactttttttagatgataacACGTCAAATCAGCCATGCCTGAAAATTAACTGCAGTGTGGCCTAATATCTTATATGGAAGTTATTCTCTAAAGAGTGTTCTTGCAAAGACCTGGTGAACTCATAAGTGCACTGCAACAGAATATAAGGTATATATAGCCAGTATTTCAATAATGGATCGGTGACACGCACAACTGTGGACGCAAAGCAGACACAGAGATGTCACCAGATGGACAACATCTGTTTAGTTTTTTAAGCTTAATGGCAGCCTTTCGATTCCACATTGCATCTTGTATcaagaaactaataaaaaaaaacagattgaaacataatataaaacaaCAGCTCTGCACaagtgttttcattcattctgcCCTATGGCTTTGGATCTATCCTTCTGAGCAGCTGAAAGCCTCTTAACTTTTTCTTCCTGACATCAGTCAGGTTTGTTGGAGGAGGTTGAGGATCTTCAGTGAAGTACTTCAGACACAACTGAGGTGACCTTATACACAGTGAATCACTTTCTCTGGCGGTGGTGGAGGGAAAAGAACCCCGATGTGCAATAAACACTTGGACCTCAAGTGTGTACCTTTACCTGAACTGTCTTTACTGTCACTGCTAACTTTGCTGATAGCCGGAGGATACAATGTGTCACCAGCCACATTCATCTGTGGGGATTTTCTGGTGCAGTCAGATAGAGATTCACACTATCTAAAACTACCCCAGCTTTGAGCGCTCCACAGTGCAAGTCCAATGACAAACTCAGGAACAGCGAAGGCATGGCTTAAACTAAGTACTTTTTGTTACGTCAAACACCTTCCGAACTACTAGATGCAACATGTCAATCATAGACAGTAATAGACTGCAGTAGTCATTTGACCACACTGACAATTATGCTGTAATTGACCGGATATGTGGAAAATTAGGAAGCCAGGAATCTTTATATTATGTGGTTGGCACATTTATGCCCCAAGTGTGCAAAGCAGATCAAAGCATGTGGTTAAGCTCTTCCTGAGACACTACTCCTTTTTCCTGAATTTCTGGGTGCCTATTTGAACAATTTCAATAGCACTCATTAGAACATATGACCAACTTTACTAAAAAGTGGGGCTTTATcatgtaaaaatacaatagTTAGTgtgcctttttcctttttcatctaCAAACCATTTAGGAAAAATTAAAACACTAGCTTGAGTGTTGCTGTGATCTTTTAAGcagtgcttttaaagcatttccTGGAAAAATGTTCATCGTTAGACTATCATTAGGCAGGTCAGCCTACTGATGAAGCACCGCTGCAATAATAATCCAGTTCAGTATGAGAGAAATTGTAGATTTAGACATCTAGTTTATGCACTCAGCTGGCGCCCCAATGTTGAGGAGCTACCATTATGACTGAATGCCTCAATATCACAATCCTGCCTAGACGCAGTGATACTGTAGTGTTGTGGACCTTTGGTTGGTCTTGCATAGCCAGCTCCACCCGGTGAAGGAGAGCTATGACTGGACTGAAGGACAGCTGAACAACAGTCACCCCTCTCCAATCTTACACTCCTGTTTGTGGAGACCCTGGTGATCAATACAGCTCCAAGTTCCTGTGGAGAAGCTGGGGCTGTATTTATTACTGCATTAAATACAGCATCTGGTTCGCCACAAACATGAGTGCGAGCCTGGAGTGGGGTAATAATCGTTCAGCTGTCCCCCAGTCACTTTTAGAAAAACTGCTTTGAAGCAGTAATaagagttgttttttctttttaacaaattAATAAACTGGAATACGCaatatataaatcacaaaaatgataAACCGCCTCATGGCTTACCAACAGTCATCCAGTAGATAAGACGTGGGGCCACACCTTCTGGTGGGTTGCATTTCAGGGTGATTGGTTCTCCCTCAGTAACAACAATGGGACTGAGGGTTTCCTTTGGAAACTTAGGGATACCTAGTTGAAAAGCAAATGTTcaacaacatgaaaaacaaaacagtgatgacATTGAAATGCAAAATTCTGGGTTTTGATCTTTTTTATCTAAAGATTACTTACTGAAAGCTTTAATCTCGATCTCATTTGTCATAGCAGTTCCCAACTTGTTCGATGCATAGCATCTGTATTTTCCCTCGAACTTGGACATGTCCTCACTGTGAAGCACAAGTAAGCCCTTTGTCTGGTTTGCTCTGATTGTTTGGAAGTTTGGGGGGACAAATGCTTGGCCATCCTTTTCCCATCTGTACCTGTTAGAGCAAAATACGATTCACATCCATGCAACTGATCAAGGCTTCAATGtttggcttgtttgtttttttcaactcATGTCACTTGACAACACTTACTCTGGTGGTGGATTGCCCCGGGCTTTACACTTGACAGTAATGGCCGTGTCAAAATGAAGTACAATTATGGGACCTGATGTATACGTTATTATGGTCGGAGGCTGTTCCACTATGAAATAAAGCCACATACAAAAATCGTTACTGAACGGTGACAGGTAACACTAAAGTTGTTGAAGTAAATAAGATATAATACACACAAGTGTATGCCAGCCATACTGCACAAATAAAGCCTTGAACGGTCAAacacaatgataataataataataataataaacacaaacttaCTCTTACTCAGTTTATGTCAATTAGCTTTAAAAAGCCGTAAAAATGAGTGTTGATTCTGTGGATCTTACGGTATTCACATGAAGCAGAGCACAGGCATTCCATGTGAATTTAACTGTGTTAAATGACTCTTCATATTTCAGCACAGCACAAGTAAGAACTAGTAAGCACTTGTGTCATGACACTCATACCTTCTAGAGGGATATTAAGGCCTGAGGCCATGGTGGTCAAGGCCAAAAGCAGACGAAGCGACAGGCTCCCTGCCAAAGTCATCACCCTCCACTGGAGACAACAGAGATCAGGAGAATGTGTTGGTCAACTGCTGTCACTTGTAATTTGGAAGGCAAAGAGGACCTGTAAGAGTCAGAAAACAGAAGTCCTACGCTCAGTAATTCAACCATAAAAGCCCTACAAAGAGTTTTCAATGACCTTCTTCTAATCGCTGACTCTGGGCGCTTAGTTCTATTGGATTTGACTTCAGCCTTTGACACGGTTGACCATGATATCCTTTTGGCAAGGTTGGAACAAGTAGTAGGCCTTAAAGGAAATGTTCTATCatggtttaaatcatatttcTTTGAGAGGTCGTTCTCTGTCATGATGAGAAAATATTCCTCTTCTTCTGCCCTTTTTCGCtgtggtgtgccccagggctcGGCATTGGGtcctgtgttgttttctctgtacATGCTGCCCTTGGGctccatttttgaaaaacataatgTCTCTTTTCACTGCTAAGCTGATGATATTCAAATCTACCTCCACCTGACTGGGGATGTTTCATCTTCACTACATCCTCTGTTTGATTGTCTGAGGGATGTCAAAGACTGGTTATCGCGTAACTTTCTTACTTTAAATGATAGAAATATGCCTCTGGGACAACTGACTGGCACACTCGGGCCTGTTGCTAACCACCTCACTGATGCTGCTAGGAATCGTGGCGTTTTCATGGATAGTTCCTTCAAACTAGATAAACAGGTTTCTACTGTGGTAAAAACCAGCTTTCACCAACTACGCCTAATTTCTAAGGCTAAACCTTATATACCACGCAAAGATCTGGAGAAactcattcatgctttcatcACTTCAAgactggattattgtaattctctctACGTGGGCCTACAATCTTCTCTTCTTCAGCGATTGCAGctggtccaaaatgctgcagcacgtctcttGACCGGCACTAGAAAGTATGATCCTATCACCCCTGTTCTGGACAACGTACATTGGCTCCCTATTAAATATcgaattgatttttaaaatgttattgtttactTATAAAATCCTAAACAATATGGCACCTGTCTACCTAGCTTATCTCCTCTGTCTGTATAGCCCTCAGAGAGCACTAAGATCGGGCCAACTGCTCTTAGTGCAACCTGGTCTTggctgaagaccagaggagacCGTGCCTTTGCCGTTGCCACACCCAGGTTATGGAATACTCTTAAACTCTTCATATTCGCGCATCAGAttccattcagtcttttaaatcacgtctaaAAACTATTTGTTTAACCTGGCATTCAAGGCTAATTAGGGTAATTTACATCTGGCTTTGCatttagattatgtaattattttatattttatttatatctgtaatttatattttatattgtgatttttatctgtatcatgattttactggaaagcactttggtgtacttcggtctttaaaatgtgctatataaataaattttgattgattgataaagCACAGACAGGCTCATTTCTGAAAGTCATCAAAGGTGTTGTTGAAAACACATAATGCAATAATAATCCcagttaaaaatatattaaatgttcttccttagtttgttattttaaatatgctgAATGATTTCTGAACAGGCTCCATGATAAATATCAATGGattacaaaacaaagcaaacttaatATTCTGAAAACGGTCAGTTTAAAGAAGCTGTGACTGCTTGATGCAAGATATCCTATTGAAGACAACACCCATTTCATGTCCTTCATTGTTGTGAAGTTGTGGCAGAGCACTTGTTTTGTGATTACCCTTTGAACTGTAAAGCCTGGCTGGTGGCATCGCATGACATGCTTACAGTAAACCCGACTGGCACAAAAGCTAAGCTGCTGTCTGCAACGATCGCTAGATCCAAGATGGCAGTTTATAAATTGGTCTAAGCCCGTCACTGTTTCACGGCTTAGCTCTCACAGTGTTGAGACTGTGGCAGCAGCACCGGCAATGCCAAATGGGTTCACCCTCCAGTTAATCCTGCTATCAGTAGAATGAAGTCGGTGAGCTCCAGCAGTCATACAGTACGCTGCTTAACAATGGCTGAGCGCTACTCTGGGTTCTTCTAAGGACACATGGCTGCATGTGCTGCTCCCACTTAGTGAGCAAGGTTAATGTGGTGATTGTTATAGACTCGATTTAGGATTAAGCCACTCGAATTTAGAaccaattaaacaaattaaGAGAGATTGCTGCAAAGTATTGTTTGCAATAAGGTCTTATTGTGATTATCTTTCCTGAGTTGGAACAGTTACAAAGCTTGTTAGATGTTTGTTCCAGTGGAGTGAACAAACATTTTCATGCTGCAGTGAAGCTGGAAGCCACGCTTATTCTAGTCTGGTACAACAGTAGTGTGTATTTCAAGcccagaggaaaacacacactcgcacaccggcacacacagataaagtTTTTCCACTGGAGACCACCCAGAGTACCACTGCACTGGCATTAAAAACAACTTTAGTGACAGTGTTGAGATTTATGtgacaggaagaaaactccaTCAGCCAAACAGACTCTGCAAAGTCGTCTTCAGGCAAGAGGCCCGCAAGTCCTCAAGTGACACAGGAGGGGGGGGAAAGGAAGCTCGAGCTTTTGAAAAGATTTTCAGTTATCCTAACAACACGACAACAGATTTTAGGCCAATTTCATTCATGTGGTACAAATGCACTGTTGGTTGCTTTGTTGGTCAGGCAAATTACTCAACTCTGCACACACGTCGAGATCTGCAAACCTGCCACTTCACTGAGAACTCAAACAAAGCTGACATAGTCCATTTCAAAAATCCTTGGAGCATAAATGGGGTGGAGTCACTATGTAAACACATAACAAAGGATTTGTTTTCGGAGCTGAGAGATGCATTACCTGACACATGACAGCTCATAGCCACAAATCCACAGGGATTGTGTAACCCAGGCTAATACCTGGCCAGAAGAGAGTGTGTCTTCTACATGACTAATCCTTGTCAGCCCACACTGTATACAATGATCTCCTCTACTTCCTTAAAAGCAAACTTAGTACAGCCTTTCCTCGGACAGACCAGAAGCTCTGCAGACTGTGCATGTGCAGCTGCAGAGTACAGGCTGCAAACTTACAGACAACTGATTTTATGTCATTCCACTCAAATACAGAGGGAGTAAGCACAGAAACCAACCATTTCCCAAGGACTACAACTTAGCCTGTTCATGAAGTAACCAATACTTAcagttttttgagtcatttgacaTCTTATGTCCACCTCTAGCAGAGGCTCAAGGCAGCAGCCCTACAAGTCCGCATAAAAAGTACAGGACCTCCAGGGGATCATTCCAACAACTCTCTCTGAATCAACATCTCTGACATGTcctttcctcctccacctcacGTTGCTCCCCTCCTGGTACACAGACACGCCTCCCTGCCCGCCCCTCTACTCAAGCAGCTCAAGGAGCGACAGGAGACTCACTGAAGTGACATATGTCGCCAAAGCCTCTCACTTGGCAAAGAAGCTCTCTAAGCCTGTGACAATAACTGGGACAAAGGGTGCACTGCGGGGCTACTCAGTAAGCATTAAAGAATGGGTGGAGAGGAAGCGCAGGCATGTCTGTCCCCCTCTCCagctcactctctctcaccctTTTTCCTTGATCTTTCCATCCTGCCCTCTACAAACTATGCACGCCCATTTACACCGGGCTCGGTCTCAATGATTTTAATGCAGTGTGTCTTAGCTCCATTGAAAAGAGAACGGAGTCATCTTCTCTCAGAAGGCCAGATCTTTTGTGGAAGTGTACTTTCATTCCCATGCAGTGCTCCAGGGTATTGATAGACGGAGGCATGGAAAAACATGTCTGAAACAGACTCGATGGCACTGATAAAAGGCATGACTTGGCTTTACCTTCCTGTATTTTCTCAAGGTAGTTTCTTATCTGGAGATATGTTACGAAGGTTGCATTTCTCATTCAGCTATTCAAACAAATATTTCTCGTATGTAGAGCCTCTGATGTTATCTAACTGTAGTTCCCTCATCAGGTCTTGTTTATAttccaagtaaaaaaaaaaaaaaaaagcagggatTTGCAATATGGGCAAGACATATTAAATTGGTcttgagtttgttccagattTGTTTTACAATACTCTACCTtagacatcttttttttttattctaatggAGACATAATGACTGAACTAAGAGGGTGAAGAATTCTCATGGTGCCTTGTAGGGTCATCCAAGCAGGAAAAAGAGCTGACATTTACTCTCTAGTATATTAAAGTCTGAAGACTGCTAGTGTAAGCTCCTTGCTTGGCTTACACAATATTCTCTCACTTTTAGGACATCTATAACCccaattaaaaagt from Astatotilapia calliptera chromosome 20, fAstCal1.2, whole genome shotgun sequence includes these protein-coding regions:
- the chl1a gene encoding cell adhesion molecule L1-like a isoform X6, coding for MTLAGSLSLRLLLALTTMASGLNIPLEVEQPPTIITYTSGPIIVLHFDTAITVKCKARGNPPPEYRWEKDGQAFVPPNFQTIRANQTKGLLVLHSEDMSKFEGKYRCYASNKLGTAMTNEIEIKAFSIPKFPKETLSPIVVTEGEPITLKCNPPEGVAPRLIYWMTVDLQHIEQNERVSMGTDGNLYFSNALKNDSRQDYGCFAAFNRIRTIVQKNAMAVVVKRLKPANDSSESSHTPVAPPARIPSLLLPSGVQTEKVLLKGEDLQLECIPEGFPTPSVKWIKMGEVMSPRVKFNNYNKLLSLSAVEESDEGKYMCTAENSAGKAVHYFDVIVEEPPKWLTEPPQSQLTVIGSDVHIKCSVSGKPQPAITWRRNGVMFRDDPDKRMQVFDDTVILFNAKAEDSGVYQCEASNRHGNILANVNIVIMNMAPLILTENNQEYAAVVGKEITMNCSVFSSPPSSISWTKDEKAIEGEGFLAFESGQSLKIINAEKGDSGKYICVASNMEGSSAVTAVLDVKDATKIVGPPQNTQVDSGKLAKLMCKTEYDASLQDTFELVWRKENKEIPLSSEKNSRYSVKGAMLEIMNVNLSDQGTYTCTARTSLDEDSATAVLTVRDVPDAPIKLDLSELDSPRNVVLSWIPGSDHNSTVTEFVVEYEENRWEPGRWKELQRVTGNQATAELKLYGNLNYQFRVYAVNAIGPGPPSEPTERHKTPPAAPDRNPENIKIQGHHPHQMEISWEPLSPVERNGPGFEYKVKYRQLGVEDSFTEHMVNRSVFLVNNTPTFVPYEIKILSRNSYGWGPEPKPVTGYSGEDVVFWHCLRENVSVPTAAPRDIAVEVINTTVLRVSWTPVPPATVRGRLGGYNVHWVRRRSLLNPDKILDLSHSMSFSGNRSHVIVPGLEPFSEYKLTVYVFNKKGNGPKSDPVTFNTPEGVPEQVTVLTSSIIQRDSVRLEWAQPPKSNGILTSYLLQYHLINETALEVIDSKEINITGADTNHWTLQGLKGDSLYRFDLRACTRAGCGPPQAEESRTDFPEPDLSQTPAVAPAQSSYNCSLSVPSSISGNSTHPPLVPALLNISSYVSDTFAKISWTAREEQRSLQLYVAYMNNRDGNWRISEAVNASQSFHIIDGLEPGTVYTVRLMAKRLLDNASIFEDVIETRTKGAASQESSFSTHGWMIGTMCAVALLTLVVVIACFLRKNKGGKYAGTPSPQRQENLAMEKVKEKEEPHSDTESQKMNDDTFCDYSKPRIHELYQDEPRSQCSRHLMG